The nucleotide window AACGGACAAGAGGGATGATTCACAGTTGAGACTTTGTTGAGGCTGTTAAAGACAAGATTTGGAATTATTTtgtattctgattttttttctctccctcttatGCGCCCCTCAGTCCAGTGTTGGGTCCCTAAATTGgccctcagtcatcaaaactttgcAAAGCCCTGCTGGAgagtttatctgtttatctgttgCCATGGCCATCACACTGCCATCTTACTGTTGCATCACATATTATCGAAGCTGAGGTGAAGTGCTTCCCCTGATGATAGTATCATCTCcataaaaattacaacaaagcCGGAGATGCTGATTGCTGCCCGAGGTGGGCTGGAGACTGCAGAGACAACCAGAGGCTGAGGCACCAAGTGGATGAGAAGCAGGTATTCCTGAATTTCTCTTGAGAAAGTTTCTTCAAAACAGTTTCTAAGAATTTCTGATGAAAGCCAAAGCTTTTAGAAATATCCTTCACCTGCAccagttttattgttattttgaatgGTTTTAGAATGAGTAAATctaatcagctgtttttttttgttttgttttgtttttttggtattgATTCATTGAGCTTATCATTGAAATATTGCGTCTAGATTGCCTAGACCTTGTATGTGTCATGTAACACCCCCCTCCTGTGTCTGTTGTTTACCAGGTTGATGGAAAACTACACCTACAACAGCTTCACACTCCACCTGGAGGGGTTAAAGGTCACACAGGACTCCATGtaccctgtctttctcttcttctttttctcctacCTGTTTATTATGTTTTCCAATGTGGGCATCGTAGCCCTGATTTACATTGATAAGAGCCTTCACCAGCCTATGTACCTGCTTTTTTGCAATCTTTCTATCAACGACATCCTCGGTAACTCTATCATGGTGCCCCGGCTGCTTTCAGACGTGCTGGTGCCTCCCTCTGAACGCCTCATCAGCTATTACGAGTGCGTGGCCCAAGCCTTCACCTCCCACATGTTCGGCACCACCTCTCACACAGTGCTCATGATCATGGCCTTTGACAGGTATGTGGCCATCTGCAATCCCCTGCGCTATGCTACCATCATGAGTGTCAAAATGGTGCTGAAGCTGACTGCCTGTGCTTGGGGAGTGGCCTTAGTTTTGGTGGCTGTTCTGCTCGGTCTGACCATTCGACTGAACCGATGCAGGACTGTGATCACGAATCCTTACTGTGACAACGCCTCGCTGTTTAAGCTCTCCTGCGAAAGCGTCTTCATCAACAACGTCTACGGCCTCACCTTCACCGTGGTCTTGCTCACATCCTCAATAGGAAGCATAGTCCTCACATACACAAAGATCACAGCAGTCTGCCTGATCAGTAGGAACAAGTCTTTGAACAGTAAAGCCTTGAAGACCTGCAGCACTCATCTAGTTGTGTATCTGATCATGCTCGTCAGTGGAATGATGAACATTATCCTCCATCGCTTCCCTCGGTACACAGACTACAGGAAACTCTCCGCCATTATGTTTCATATCATTCCCGGAAGCCTAAACCCTATTATTTACGGGGTTCAGTCTGCAGAAATCAGCAAATTCTTATCAAAGGTATTCCAGTGCAAAAAGGTTTCCAAAACCGCTGGGCCATCTGAAGATTAAATGTTACAACAGTTTGAAATTTGAACCAAGATCTTGTGTCATGATTCTATGAACAGActggtgacaaattaaaggaaaactcccagcatgcagtgtgaTAGTTTGGTGTTGAACAGCTTCACAGGAGCCCTCCTGGAGGGGCGGAGCTCCATTCTGTCAGAAGCTTTTCCCTCATTCActggtttgatgatgatgatgatggtgatgatgatgatgatgatgatgttggtaGAGAAATGTCCCACAAGTGTTTAGCTGAGGGTAGTTGAGATATGGTGAGTGTGAAGgtcacaacatcatcatcatcatgaaattgttcacacacactgcagggctcCAGGATTCAGGCCTGTAGCGTTCTCATGTGAATAAGGTGAAGCATGACTCAGcacttttttcctcatctctgtAGGTCAGAGCCACTCACCTCTCACCTGTGCTCTTTGCCTGTGTAATGAGGCTTTCTGCCCTGCATCCCTGCTATAATATCTAATAATAACATATGTTAATATCATAATCATTACACAATATAATATCCCTCTccatatcctcctgagacccagcctattcaGTTA belongs to Myripristis murdjan chromosome 14, fMyrMur1.1, whole genome shotgun sequence and includes:
- the LOC115371038 gene encoding olfactory receptor 146-like; the protein is MENYTYNSFTLHLEGLKVTQDSMYPVFLFFFFSYLFIMFSNVGIVALIYIDKSLHQPMYLLFCNLSINDILGNSIMVPRLLSDVLVPPSERLISYYECVAQAFTSHMFGTTSHTVLMIMAFDRYVAICNPLRYATIMSVKMVLKLTACAWGVALVLVAVLLGLTIRLNRCRTVITNPYCDNASLFKLSCESVFINNVYGLTFTVVLLTSSIGSIVLTYTKITAVCLISRNKSLNSKALKTCSTHLVVYLIMLVSGMMNIILHRFPRYTDYRKLSAIMFHIIPGSLNPIIYGVQSAEISKFLSKVFQCKKVSKTAGPSED